GCGCGCAAGGTCGGCGACGACGGCGTTCGCGAGCACCTGCTCCGGTCCGAGCGGTCGCTCCGCGAGGCACGCCCGAATCACCGCATCGGCGGTCCGCGCGCGTGACGCCGGTGTCGACGCGGTGCGGATCTGCGCGAGCAGCGCGTGCAGGCGCTGGTCGAGCACCGCGCGGTCCGCCAGCTGCTGCGGGGTGAGGTCGCTGAGGACCGCGAGGCCCGCCGGGCGCAGCCGCAGCGCGAAGACGTTCCCCGCCCCACCGATCCGACGTCGCCACGCGCGGGCGTGCAGCCCGGTCGCCACGAACGGCGCCGGCACGTCGCCCTCTTCGACCGTCAGCGTGATGGCCGGGAGGTCGATGACCCGCTGGTCGATGCTCGCGTGGGTCCCCATCCGCCAGTGGACGTGCCAGTACTGGTCGACGACCACCGCCGCAGCCGGATCCGGGTCGAGCCAGCCCGCGGCGTACTGCGCGAGGTTCTCCGGGTGCAGCACGCCGGACCGTTCGTCGGCGCGCATGGGGCGGCCTCCCCGCACCCGCCCGACCGCCACGTCGCCCACGTCGCCCACGTCACCCACGTCGCCCACGTCGCCATTCTTACGACGTTGCGCCCCGTCCGTCACTGGGGGACGGCGACGTCGACGACGAGGCGGCTGGGGTCGGTGAGGGTGAACGTCCGGAAGGGGACCTCCTCGTCGACGCCGACGTAGACGGTCTTCACCGTCTCGAAGGAACCGGTGGAGAAGACGTCCCTCACCAGCTGCGCGTCGCCGACCGGAAGCGGTCCGGAGAGGTCGTCCTGGCCGTGGTTCTCGGGCGAGGAGACGTCCTGCATGGTGATCCGCAGCGTGTGCTCGCCGCCGACGTCGATCACCTCCTCGCCCTCGGGCACCGTGGCCGCATCGACGTACTCGACCGCCCATGCCGGAGTGCCCGCTCCGGCGAAGTCGATGACGAGGCGGTCGTAGCCCTGGTGCGCAGCGACGCGCACGCCGGCGGCGTAAAGATCCTCACCGGCCAGCGACGGTGCGGGGAACTCCGCGTTGCGCTGCGGCTCCACGCCGAAGTCGGGGGTGCCGACCGGCGGCGATGGCTCGTCGTCCGTCGCGGTGGGGACCGCACCGGCCGGCTCGGACGGCGCAGCGGACGAGGGTCCGGCCGGTGCCGCGGACTCACCCGTCGCGCGTGGATCAGGTTCCGTGCCGCCCTCGTCAGCGGTGCATGCCACCAGGGCGAGCGGGAGCGCTGCGACGACGAGCGCGTTGATCAGGTTCCGCATGGTCGAGGTTCTCACGATGGTCGACGGCCCGACCGGTGAACCGGTGACCGGGGTGAACCCCGCTCTCGAGGTCACGCCGACGAGGTCGACCGGCCATTCGCACGGCACCACTGGAAGGGCCGTGTCGCATTTCTTCAAGACGCCCGACGTGCCCGGTGGTGACGATGGGCGCTGACCGCGGTACCCGCCCGTTCGTGGAGGCAGACGTGAGGACGACGAACTACACCAACACCCTCATCCAGGTCGCGGACGACTGCCCGGCCGCCAGCGGCCAGGCTCCCCCGGCGAGCACGCCGGGCACCGTCGCCGCGTTGCAGTACGCCCTCATCGCGGAGCACCCCTACGCCTACACCTCTGACGACGTCCTGTTCGAGGTCTACGCGCTCCGCCGCGGGATCGACGACGCCGCGAAGCCCGCCGAGCGCGAGGCGTTCTTCGCCAAGGACCAGCCGTGCCTGCGGTCCTCCCCGTTGGGCAAGCGCTACGGGTGGGGCATCCACCACGACGAGCAGGGCCGCATCGCCCTGGTCGCGGTGGGGTCGAGCGAGTACGACGCCCTCGCGAGCGACCCCTCGCTCACGCGGGTCAAGGCGATGCGCTCGCGGCGCGCGTGAGGACGGCGACGGGGGCCACGCCCGCCTCGGGGCGCAGGTCGAGGCGGCGCAGGAGCTGGGCGTTGGCCGCGACGACGACGGTGGAGGCGGACATGAGGATCGCGCCCACGGCCATGGGCAGGACGAAGCCCACGGGAGCGAGGACGCCGGCGGCGAGCGGGACGGCGGCGATGTTGTAGCCCGCCGCCCACCACAGGTTCTGCGTCATCTTGCGGTAGACCGCGCGCGAGAGCTCGATGACCGAGAGGACGGAGCGCGGGTCGTCGGAGGCGAGGATGACGCCGGCGGAGGCGATGGCGACGTCGGTGCCGGCGCCGATGGCGATGCCCACGTCGGCCTGGGCCAGCGCGGGGGCGTCGTTGACGCCGTCGCCCACCATGGCGACCCTGCGGCCCTCGCGCTGGAGGGCGGCGACCTTCTCGCTCTTGTGCTCCGGGCGGACCTGCGCGAAGACCTGGGTGATGCCCAGGTCTTCGGCGACCGCGCGGGCGACCGGTTCGGCGTCGCCGGTGATCATCGCGACGTGGATGCCGCGCCGGTGCAGGGCGTCGACCGCCTGCCGGGACTCGGGCCGGACCTCGTCGGCGAGCGCGACGGCGCCCGCCACCTCGCCGTCGACGAGGACGTGGAGGACGGTGGCGCCGCGGGCGGACCACTCCCGGGTCTCGGGGAGCGGCCCCATGCCGTGCTCGGGGAGCAGCGCGGGGCCGCCCACCTCCACCGTGCGGCCCTCGACGGTCGCGCTGACCCCGACGGCGGTCGCGGAGCGGAAGTCGGCCGCCCGGGGGAGGGCGAGGCCGCGCTGGCGGGCGCCGGCGACGACGGCCCGCGCGAGCGGGTGCTCGCTGTCCGCCTCGGCCGCGGCCGCCAGGGCGAGGAGCTCACCCTCGGGGCGCCCGACCGGGAGCACCTGGCGCAGGGCGGGCTCGCCACGGGTGAGCGTCCCGGTCTTGTCGACGAGCACCGTGTCGATGGTGCGCATCCGCTCGAGGGCGGCGCGGTCCTTGACGAGGACACCGCCGCGGGCCGCGCGCTCGGTGGCGATGGACACCACGAGCGGGATGGCCAGGCCCAGGGCGTGGGGGCAGGCGATGACGAGCACGGTGACGGCGCGGACCAGGGCGTCCTGGGGCGCGCCCACGGCGGCCGACACCACCGCCGTGACGGCGGCCGCGACCAGGGCGTACCAGAACAGCCAGCCCGCGGCCTTGTCCGCGAGCAGCTGGGCGCGCGTCGAGGAGGACTGCGCCTGCGCGACCAGGCGCTCGATGCCGGCCAGGGCGGTGTCCTCGCCGACCGCGGTCACCCGCAGGCGCAGGGCGCCGTCGGTGGCGACGGTCCCGGCCACCACCGCGTCACCCACCCGGCGCGGGACGGGCCGGGACTCACCGGTGATCATGGACTCGTCGACGTCGGCACCCCCCTCGACGACCTCGCCGTCGGCGGGGATGCGGCCGCCAGGTCGGACGACGACGACGTCCCCCAGCCGCAGGTCGGCGGGGGCGACGGTGACGGTGCGCTCGCCGTCGACCTTCTCGGCCTGGTCGGGCAGCAGCGCCGCGAGGGAGTCCAGGGCGGAGGAGGTCTGGGCGAGGGAGCGCATCTCGAGCCAGTGGCCGAGGAGCATGATGACGACGAGGAGCGCCAGCTCCCACCAGAAGTCGAGCTCGTGGGAGAAGACCCCGAGGCTCGCCCCGAGGGAGGCGACGAAGGCGACGGTGATCGCCATGCCGATGAGCAGCATCATCCCGGGCCGGCGGGAGCGGAGCTCACCGACGGCGCCGGTGAGGAAGGGCCGCCCGCCCCACGCGTAGATGACCGTGCCGAGCGCGGGCGAGACCCACGTCAGGCCGGGGACGTCGGGCAGGCGATAGCCCACGAGGTCGGCGAACATCCCGCTGAGCAGGACCGTGGGCACCGCGAGGACGAGCATGATCCAGAAGAGCCGCCGGAACATCGCCACGTGGTCGTGCCCGCCGTGGCCGGCGTGGTCCATCTCGTGCCCGCCGTGCCCGGCGTGGCCCATTTCGTGCCCGGCGTGGTCCATCTCGTGCCCGGTATGCCCGGCATGGTCCATCTCGTGCCCGTGGGTGACGGCGCCGCGCGTTGTCGGCTCGTGCGGGTGTGGTGCGGTCATGACGGTCCCCTCGCCGTGGGATACCCCAGTGGGGTATCTACGACGGGAACGCCGCGCCGGCGCCGGACATTCCCGGCTCAACCCTGGGCGCGCACCTGCCCGACGACGTCCACCCTGACGTCGACACCCTCCACCGTCGACGGCACGTGGTCGCGAGCGGTACCGCGGCTGACGTTGACCTTGAGGCCGTAACCGTCGGCGGTGCGGCGCAGTCCGATGCCGACGACGTCGTCGTCGTCCCTCAGCTCGGCGTGGAGCCGGGTCTTGGCGGCGCGCGCGGCGGCGAGGTCGGACACGCGGCCACCTCCCCGCGACCGCCGGTCACACGAGCGTGGCTCCCAGGGCGGTCAGCACCTCAGCGATGGGGTTGACGTACGTCAGCCCGGTCCCATTCTCGCCCCCCGTCTCGCTCCCGGCAAAGAGGAGCCCGATCGCCCGGCGGTCGGAGGGCCGGTACACGAGCGCGCCGCTGTCCCCACCCCGGGAGAAGGGCTCGGGCCCGGCCGCCTCCACCTCGATCTGGTTGTCGAACTGCAGGTCGCCGATCCCGGGACCGTAGTCGACGACGACGCCGTCGAGCTCGAGCGCGGTCACCCGCCCCCGGGTGACCCCGGTGGTGCGCCCGATCTTCTCCACCTCCTCCTCGCCCGTCGCCGGCGCGGGACCCGCGAGCGGCCCACCGGGGTAGACCGCCTCCACCACGGGGTCGTCGAGGGCGGCGACAGCGGCGTCGACCGCGAGGGGCGCCCCGGGTGCCACCGGCACCCAGGCCGCGAGGGCCCCGACGCGGTCCTCCGGCAGCCGCCCACCGTCCGCCGACCCGGGCTGGAGGACGTCGTCCCCCACGCGGGCGTCGGGGGACCCGGCCAGCACGTGGAAGTTCGACAGCGCGTGGACGCCGGTACCCCCGGTGAGGGTGACGAAGGCGCCGAGCGTGCCGGCGCTGACGGCGTAGTGGGCGATCGAGACGCCGGGGCGCAGGGGCCGGACCCGGCCGGTCTCCCCCGTCGCCTGCGCGGTGGCGACGGGCGGCCGCGGGCTCCCGGACGCGAGGGGGCGGATCCGCCCGGTGCGCCGCACGTCGAGCCCCGGGCCCACCTCGCCCGCGAGGCGCCGCGCGACCATGCGCGCCGTCGGCGTCCCCAGCGTGTAGCGCAGGGCGATGTCCACGCCGCCGTCGCCGCGCGGCGCGAGGCCGAGCGCCACGCCCACCGGGGCGAGCGACGCGACCGCAGCACCGACGCCGCGCGCGTCGCCACCGGCCGGCGCCGTCGCCGGCCGGGCGCGCGTGGCGAGGAGCTCGTCGACGTAGCCGACGAGCTGCCGCTTGAGCGTCCGGGCCTCCTCGAGATCCATGCCGCCAGTCTCGCGCCGACCACCGACATCCGCCGGGCGCGGCGCGGCCGAACCTCGCGCGGCGCGACGCGTGGTCGGCCCTCGGACGGGGGGCTGTCCGGCCGCACGGGCGCGCGTACGCTCCAGGTGCACACGCACCTGATGGGAGACGCCCGTGGTCCACCTCGCCTACGTCATCGCCGGCTCCGAGGCAACCGGCGGAGCCGGTATCCAGGCCGACTTCCGCACGTTCCAGCAGCTCGACGTCTACGGCCTCGGGGCGATCACGTGCATCGTCTCGTTCGACCCGGGCAACGACTGGGGGCACCGCTTCGTCCCGGTCGCTCCCGAGGTCATCGCCGACCAGATCGAGGCCGCCACCTCCTGCCACGACCTCGATGTCGTCAAGCTCGGCATGCTCGGCACGCCCGCGACGATCGACGTCGTCGCCGAGAGCCTGGCGCGCCAGCCGTGGCGCCACGTCGTCCTCGACCCCGTCCTCATCTGCAAGGGCCAGGAACCGGGCGCCGCACTCGACACCGACAACGCCCTGCGCGAGAAGATCCTCCCGCTGGCCACCGTGGTGACGCCCAACCTCTTCGAGGCGACAACGCTCTCCGGGATGGACTCCATCACCTCCGTCGACGAGCTCATCGAGGCGGCGCGCCGGATCGCCGCCCTCGGCCCCCGCTACGTCCTCGCCAAGGGCGGCGTCGAGCTGCCCGGTGACGACGCCGTCGACGTCCTCGTCGACGGCGAGAACGTGACGATCTTCTCCGAGCCCAAGGTCGGCAACGAGCGGGTCTCGGGCGCGGGCTGCACCCTCGCCGCTGCCGTCACCGCCGAGCTCGCCAAGGGCACCGACGTGCGCGACGCCGTCGCCGTGGCGAAGAGCCTCGTCACCGAGGGCATCAAGGCGCGGGTGCCCTCCCACGCCCCGTTCGACTCCGTCTGGCAGGGCGCCTGACACCGCCACGTCCCGACGCTCAGGACGGCTCGGCGAGCGCCTCGCGGACCTGCCGCTTGATCCGCCCGAGCATGGCGGCCATCCCCCGCAGCCGCAGCGGGCTCACCGCGCCGGCGAGGCCCAGCCGGTTGTAAACGTCCCCGGGGACGGCCAGCACCTCACGCGCGGGCAGGCCGTCGAGCCCGGCGTGCAGGATCCCGGCGAACCCCCGGGTGGTCGGCGCCTCCTGGGGCGCCGAGAAGTACAGGTGCACGGGCGCGTCCTCGCCCGTCCCCTCCACCTCCGTGCGGAGGAAGATCGGGGACTGGCACTCGGGCACCGGCTCGAGGAGCTCGGGGTGCTCGGTGTAGCGCGCCGGCAGGTCCGGCAGGTCCCGGCTGAACTCCAGCAGCAGCTGGAGGCGGTCCGGGGTGGAGACCGCGGTGAAGTCGTCGACGATCTCGGCGAAGCCCGCCGGCAGGTCCTCTCGCGCGTCGGTCATCGCTGGGGCACCTCCCCCGGCTCCGGGCCGACGGCGATGGGCACGCGCACGGCGTTGCCCCACTCCGTCCACGACCCGTCGTAGTTGCGGACCTGCTCGAACCCGAGGAGGTGGGCGAGGACGAACCACGTGTGGCTCGACCGCTCGCCGATGCGGCAGTAGGCGATGACCGGCTCCTCAGGGTCGAGGCCGGTCTCGCGCTCGTAGATCTCCGCCAGCTCCTCGCGGGACCTGAACGTGCCGTCGTCGTTGGCCGCCCGCGCCCAGGGCACCGACCGCGCGCCCGGGATGTGGCCGCCCCGCAGGCTGCTCTCCTCCGGATAGTCGGGCATGTGGGTGCGCTCACCGGTGTACTCCGGCAGGGAGCGGACGTCGACCATCTGGCCGCCGAGGAAGGCGAGGACGTCCTCGCGGTAGGCACGCACCGAGGTGTCGTCGCGGTCCACGACGGGGTACTCGGCGGGGGCCGGCGACGGCGCCTGGGTCGTCATCTCCCGGCCCTCCGCCTGCCACTTCGCGCGGCCGCCGTCGAGGAGACGGACGTCGGGGTGGCCGAAGAGGGTGAAGACCCACATCGCGTAGGCGGCCCACCAGTTGTTCTTGTCGCCGTAGAGCACGACCGTGGTCTCGCGCGTGATCCCCTTCGCCGCCATGAGCGCCGCGAAGGCCTCGCCGTCGACGTAGTCCCGCGTCACGGGGTCGTTGAGGTCGAGGTGCCAGTCGATCTTCACCGCGCCCGGGATGTGGCCGACCTCGTAGAGGAGGACGTCCTCGTCGCTCTCGGCGACGACGAGGCCGGGCTCGCCCAGGTGGTCCGCCAGCCACTGCGTGCTCACCAGCCGCTCGGGGTGGGCGTAGGCGGCGAACTTGGGGTCGTCGTCAAAGGGCAGAGCCACGCGTCGTACCTCCGGGTCCGGGGGGTGGGGGTGCGCCCTCATCCTCTCACCGGCGCTGCGGACGCCGCCCGGCGGGCCCATGCCCGAGGTGCAGGCGAGGGGGCGACGCCGGAACGCATGGTTCTCGTCACAAACCGCGGCAGCACGCCGTTCCCGGCCCGAGCCGGCGCCTAGCCTGGAGGCATGGCAGAGCCCGAGGACATCAACTTCCGCACCCGCAAGTGGATCCGCCCGGAGGACCTCAACGCCAACGGCACGCTGTTCGGCGGCAGCCTGCTCCGCTGGATCGACGAGGAGGCCGCGATCTACGTGACGATCCAGCTCGGCAACGAGCGGGTCGTCACCAAGTACATGTCCGAGATCAACTTCCTCAGCTCGGCCGAGCAGGGCGACATCATCGAGATGGGCCTGGTGGCCACCAAGTTCGGCCGCACGTCGCTCACCATGCGCGCGGAGGTGCGCAACCTGCTCACCCGCCAGAGCATCCTCACCATCGACACCATCGTCTTCGTCAACCTCGACGCCGAGGGCAAGCCGGCGCCGCACGGGCACACCGAGATCACCTACGAGCGGAACCGCATCCCCGAGCGGCTGCGCGCCCTGACGTAGCCCGGGCGCGCCCTGACGTAGCCCGCCGCCGCCCGGCCGCCCCGCCCCCGCCGCCTGCGAAGGCGAGATCGCCGCGTCGATGTGATGCTGACCCCGGCCATCGACACGACGACGAACGAGGCGGCGCTGATGCGAGCAATGGTGTACCGCGGGCCCTACCGGGTCCGCGTGGAGGAGAAGGACGTCCCCCCGATCGAGCACCCGAACGACGCCATCGTCCGGGTCACCGCCGCCGCGATCTGCGGCTCGGACCTGCACCTGTACCACGGGCTCATGCCGGACACCCGGGTGGGCATGACCTTCGGCCACGAGTTCATCGGCGTGGTCGAGGAGGTCGGGTCCTCGGTGCAGAACCTCAAGCGCGGCGACCGGGTGATGGTGCCCTTCAACATCTTCTGCGGCTCCTGCTACTTCTGCACCCGGGGCCTGTACGCCAACTGCCACAACGTCAACCCCAACGCGACCGCCGTCGGCGGCATCTACGGCTACTCGCACACCGCGGGCGGGTACGACGGCGGCCAGGCGGAGTTCGTCCGCGTCCCGTTCGCCGACGTCGGCCCCACGATCATCCCCGACTGGATGAGCGACGAGGACGCCGTCATGCTCACCGACGCGCTGCCCACCGGGTACTTCGGGGCGCAGCTCGGGGAGATCGCCGAGGGGGACACGGTGGTCGTCTTCGGCGCCGGCCCGATCGGCCTGTACGCGGCGAAGTCGTCGTGGCTCATGGGTGCCGGGCGGGTCATCGTCATCGACCACCTGGAGTACCGGCTCGAGAAGGCGCGGACGTTCGCCCACGCCGAGACGTACAACTTCACCGAGTACGACGACATCGTCGTCCACCTCAAGAAGATCACCGACCACCTCGGGGCGGACGTCGCCATCGATGCCGTGGGCGCCGAGGCGGACGGCAACCTCCTCCAGCACGTCACGGCCACCAAGCTCAAGCTCCAGGGCGGGTCCCCGATCGCCCTCAACTGGGCGATCGACTCGGTCCGCAAGGCGGGGACGATCTCGGTCATGGGGGCCTACGGTCCGATGTTCAGCGCCGTGAAGTTCGGTGACGCCATGAACAAGGGCCTCACGCTGCGGATGAACCAGTGCCACGTCAAGCGCCAGTGGCCGCGGCTCTTCGAGCACATCCAGGCGGGCTACCTCAACCCGAGCGACATCGTCACGCACCGGATCCCGCTCGAGCACATCGCCGAGGGCTACCACCTGTTCTCGGCGAAGCTCGACGAGTGCATCAAGCCGATCATCATCCCGACCGCGAGCTGAAGGGGATCGAGACATGCCGTACACCGCCGAGAAGCCGACCCCGCGCGAGACGCCCGAGCAGCTGCGCGCCCGGATCCCGGGGTGGGGGGCGGACCTCGACCCCGCCGACCGCCCGTCCTACCCCAAGGAGCAGTTCCTGCCCACGGGGGCGCACTGGGACTTCCCCGAGCGCCAGGTCGAGAAGTGGCCCCGCGAGCGCTCGATCGAGCACGCGTTCGTCACCCCCGTCTTCGGGACCTCCACCCCGCCCAAGGGCCTGTCCGGCGTCATCCGCAAGTACGCCTACCGCCGCTTCAGCGAGGCCCGGGCCGCGCACTGGCTGCTCCTCATCGCCGCCGACCGCGTCGACACCGCGGAGTCCGCGGTGACGGCGCTGCTGCGGGGCAAGCCGGACAACCCGGTGACCGAGACGGGCATCCTCGCCGAGAGCTCCCCGGTCGCCGACCGCGTCGGGCAGCAGCGGGCCGATGCCGGCCACCACGCGCTCGACCCGGTCATCGTCGCGGCACCGTGGGTGATCGGCGGCGGCCTGGCGTTCTCCGCCGTGCGGGCCCTGGTCCGGCGCCGGCGCGGCTGAGCTGCGGGGACCGACCTCCGGCCCGGCGACCCGTCCCGGGCCGGAGGGTCGGCGCCCTCGGTAGCCCGCGCGCCCCGGGACCCTCCCCCGGATGCGGGCGGGCCGCGCCTGCGCTGTCCTTGTCCCCGTGCGTGAGTCACTCCTGTTCGGCGCGCTCGCCTCGAGCGCCCTCATCATCGGGGCCGTCGTCGGTGCGCGGTTCACCCTGCCCAAGCGCCTGCTGGCCGTGCTCCTGTCCTTCGCCGCTGGCTCGCTCATCACGGCGCTCGCCTTCGAGCTCTTCGAGGACGCCTACGAGCACGGCGGGCTCGGGCGGGCGATCATCGGGCTGCTCGCCGGCGCGATCGTCTTCACGACGCTCAGCGCCCTCCTCGACCGCTGGGCCCAGCCCGGCCGCGGCGCGGTGCCGGCCGACGACCACGAGGGCAGCGCCAAGCTCGACACGGACGCCGCGGCGACGGCCGAGGCCCCGAGCTCGGCCTCGGTCAGCGGCGGCGCGGGCCTGGCGCTGCTCGCGGCGGTGACCCTCGACGGCGTGCCGGAGAACGTCGCCCTCGGCGTCTCCCTGGGCCAGGGCACCGGCGGTATCGCCCTGCTCGCGGCGATCTTCGTCTCCAACCTCCCCGAGTCGCTCGTCGGCGCGTCCTCGATGCGCGCCCAGGGCCGCTCGCTGCGCTACATCCTCGGGCTGTGGGGTGCGTGCGCGGTCCTGCTCGTGCTCGCCGTCGTCGTGGGCGCCGGCCCGCTCTCGGGCAGCGACCCGGCCACCATCTCCCTCCCGCTCGCCTTCGCGGCCGGGGCGGTCATCGCCTCCCTCGCCGACACCCTCATGCCCGAGGCGTACGAGCACGGCGGGCCGGCCGTCGCGCTGAGCACGGCTGCCGGGTTCGTCCTCTCCTTCGCCCTCTCGCTCCAGTAGCGAACCGCGTCAGGGGACGGTCCACCCGGGCAGGGGCGAGCCGACGCGGACGAGGTTGCCGCTGGCGTCCACCAGGGCGAACTCCCGCATGCCGTACGAGGTGTCGGTCGGCTGCTCGAGCCGGCTCCCGGTGGCCGGGTCCGCCTCGACCCCGGCGCGCCGCCACTGCTCGTGGACGACGTCCGCGTCGTCGACGTAGACGTAGCAGCTGCCGGCGGTGGCGAGCGGGTCGACGTCGGGCACGGTGATGAAGTGGAGGACGACGTCCCCGCGGCCCACGATGAGGTAGTCCCACTCCTCGTGCGGCGCCCCGCGGTTCTCGAAGCCCAGGCGCGTGTAGAACGCCAGCGTCTTGGCCAGGTCCGGGCTGGGCAGGATGGGCACCGCGCGCTCGGCCATGGCGGCACGGTAGTCGCGTCCGCCACCCCTGACCAGAGCCTCGGCGGCCCGGACGCCTACCGCCCGTTGCCCCCTGTGCCAGGTGCGCGAAGGGGGCGGTGGTCGCCCACCGCCCCCTTCGAAGATCGTCCCGGCCGTGCGCGGGTCCTACGGCGCCGCCACGAGCCCCATCACCTCAGGCAGCCACATCGACAGCTGCGGGACGAACACCACGAGGAAGAGCCCGCCGACGATGGAGAGCAGGAACGGCCACAGCTTGGCGATGACCGGTTCGATCCGGAGCCCGGCCACGCGGGCCCCCACGAAGAGCACGTTGCCCACCGGTGGGGTGATGACCCCGACGGAGAGGTTGTAGACGATCATCGTGCCGAAGTGCACCGGGTCGATCCCGAACTCCTTGACGATGGGCAGGAAGATCGGCACGAAGATGAGGATCGCCGGCGTCGGGTCCATGAACGTCCCCACGATGAGCAGGATGACCATCATGAGGATGAGGATGACCGTCGGGCTCTCGGTGAAGCCGAGGACGGCGTCGGAGATGACGTCGGGGATCCGGGCGAAGGACATGACGAAGGACAGCGCCGTCGAGACGCCGACGAGCAGCATGACGATAGCGGTGGTCTGCCCGGCCTCGAGGAGCATCTTCGGCAGGTCCCGGGGGGTGAACCCGCGGTAGAGCATCCCGAGCACGAGGCAGTAGACGACGGCGATGGCCGCCGACTCCGTGGCGGTGAACCACCCGCCGAGGATGCCGCCGACGACGATGATGATCATCAGCAGCGAGGGCACGGCGCGCCAGATCACCGCGAGCGCCTGGGCGAAC
The sequence above is a segment of the Georgenia faecalis genome. Coding sequences within it:
- a CDS encoding TRAP transporter large permease, which gives rise to MEPATLAGLILVGGIALGIVLSVPIAVTVGLTSLVAAIPLLGAEQAVLASAQRMYTGINSFPLLAIPFFVLAGVLMNSGGIAGRLIDAAKVVVGRAPGGLAQTNVVANGMFGAVSGAAVAAAAAVGTVMNPRMAQDGYDRRFSAAVNVASAPAGMLIPPSNTFIVYSLVSSTSIAALFMAGVGPGLVWVLACMIVVYLYSRRQPGKMKSAERVTFAQALAVIWRAVPSLLMIIIVVGGILGGWFTATESAAIAVVYCLVLGMLYRGFTPRDLPKMLLEAGQTTAIVMLLVGVSTALSFVMSFARIPDVISDAVLGFTESPTVILILMMVILLIVGTFMDPTPAILIFVPIFLPIVKEFGIDPVHFGTMIVYNLSVGVITPPVGNVLFVGARVAGLRIEPVIAKLWPFLLSIVGGLFLVVFVPQLSMWLPEVMGLVAAP